The following proteins come from a genomic window of Lolium rigidum isolate FL_2022 chromosome 5, APGP_CSIRO_Lrig_0.1, whole genome shotgun sequence:
- the LOC124652524 gene encoding protease 2-like: MLRRRHYPLPALLRLFSTSCRRRSGLPSHPCPPNTELPPPPPVAKKVPFTVSAHGRSWSDPFHWMRDTSDPDLAALLAAENAYADAFVSSAGGGGLRARLAAEMRARLPPSVASPPQPWGPWSYYQYVPDGMEYPVLARKLRPSGGLAGSLLGYLSDWDKEEVLLDWNEIAEKFGYVHIGSCRTSPDHRFLAYTLDTSGGELFSLEVKDLQSKHVIFSSSRKGIVSLAWSHDSENLFYTVCDDTLRPNQVFCKKMQTDEADFLVFTENDVNCCVDITSTKDFKYITVNSNTRTSSEVYVMESGNVREGLWPVQKRTNKVQYFLEHHNGFFYILTNAPLEDIETSAEGYYLARCRAEKALMDRWQVVALPGSDCIFQDMDIFHEHLVLFLRKDGLPLFCSIDLPVKVDFQEPKELGNLTPWFFPIPSNLCSILPGANNDYMSSTYRLVVSSPVIPDLTVDYDMRKKTFTILHQEEVTGLSSSLCTSGLQSNVSSIQQNLQLIEDSQSWSDLSKLLTCERVQVISHDGVSIPLMILYSRESHIHGESPGVIYGYGAYGEDLDKSWCSDRLSLLARGWVLAFADVRGGGDPSWHLAGSKTNKINSIQDFAACGMHLIKEGFVHESRLCAVGCSAGGLLVGAAINMMPNLFSAAVLKVPFLDICNTMLDSTLPLTILDYEEFGDPNIPAEFDAIRSYSPYENLSPGICYPPMLVTASFNDTRVGVWEAAKWVSKVRDVTCPSCSQSVVLKTNMQSGHFGEGGRFMSCEETAFEYAFLMKALGMDDKAAK, encoded by the exons ATGCTCCGCCGGCGGCACTACCCcctcccggcgctcctccgcctcttctccacctcctgccgccgccgctccggcctCCCTTCGCATCCGTGTCCTCCGAACACCGAGCTCCCCCCACCGCCGCCTGTGGCGAAGAAGGTCCCCTTCACCGTGTCGGCGCATGGGAGGTCGTGGAGCGACCCCTTCCACTGGATGCGCGACACCTCCGACCCCGAcctcgccgccctcctcgccgccgaGAACGCCTACGCGGATGCCTTCGTAtcctcggccggcggcggcggactccGCGCTCGCCTCGCGGCGGAGATGCGCGCCCGGTTGCCCCCTTCCGTTGCCTCCCCGCCTCAGCCCTGGGGCCCTTG GTCATATTACCAGTATGTTCCAGACGGAATGGAGTACCCAGTTTTGGCCAGAAAGTTGAGGCCCTCTGGTGGTTTAGCAGGAAGTCTCCTTGGTTATCTTTCTGATTGGGACAAGGAAGAAGTGCTGCTTGACTGGAATGAGATTGCAGAGAAGTTTG GTTATGTGCACATTGGGAGTTGCCGAACCTCTCCTGATCATAGGTTTCTTGCATATACTCTCGATACATCTGGGGGTGAACTATTTTCCCTGGAAGTGAAAGATCTTCAGTCTAAGCATGTCATTTTTAGTTCATCACGCAAGGGAATAGTCAGTTTAGCATGGTCTCACGACAGTGAAAATCTATTCTATACTGTATGTGATGATACTCTACGTCCCAATCA GGTTTTCTGTAAAAAGATGCAGACAGATGAGGCGGATTTTTTAGTTTTTACGGAGAACGATGTGAACTGTTGCGTTGATATCACAAGCACAAAAGATTTCAAGTATATTACTGTCAATTCTAATACGAGGACATCATCTGAG GTTTATGTGATGGAATCTGGTAATGTAAGAGAAGGCTTGTGGCCTGTACAGAAACGCACTAACAAAGTGCAGTACTTTTTGGAGCATCATAATGGATTTTTCTACATTCTTACTAATGCCCCTTTGGAAGATATTGAAACTTCAGCTGAAGGCTACTACCTGGCCAGGTGTAGAGCTGAAAAAGCACTGATGGATAGATGGCAG GTTGTGGCACTCCCTGGGTCGGACTGCATCTTTCAGGATATGGATATTTTTCACGAACATTTAGTTCTCTTTCTACGAAAAGATGGGCTTCCTCTGTTTTGCTCCATTGATCTGCCAGTTAAGGTTGACTTCCAG GAGCCAAAGGAACTGGGTAATCTCACTCCATGGTTTTTCCCAATACCTTCAAATTTATGTAGCATTCTTCCTGGAGCCAACAATGATTACATGTCATCTACTTATCGCCTGGTGGTGTCATCGCCAGTG ATTCCAGACTTAACTGTGGACTATGACATGCGGAAGAAGACATTTACCATCCTCCATCAAGAGGAAGTGACTGGCCTTTCTTCAAGTCTATGCACATCAGGATTGCAATCCAATGTTTCGAGTATCCAACAAAATCTGCAACTTATTGAAGATTCACAAAGTTGGAGTGATCTTTCCAAGTTATTAACTTGTGAGAGGGTCCAAGTTATTTCACATGATGGCGTCTCGATACCTTTGATGATCCTTTATTCACGGGAATCACATATCCATGGAGAATCACCTGGGGTCATATATGGATACGGAGCTTACGGAGAAGATCTGGATAAAAGCTGGTGTTCTGACAGGCTAAGTCTACTTGCTCGAGGCTGGGTTCTTGCATTTGCAGATGTTAG GGGCGGAGGGGATCCATCATGGCACCTGGCAGGCTCCAAAACCAACAAAATAAATTCAATTCAAGATTTTGCTGCATGTGGTATGCATCTTATAAAGGAAGGTTTTGTACATGAAAGTCGTCTTTGTGCAGTAGGGTGCAGTGCTGGTGGTTTGCTGGTTGGTGCTGCCATTAATATGATGCCAAATTTATTCTCTGCTGCAGTTCTTAAG GTCCCTTTTCTTGATATCTGCAATACCATGTTGGATTCTACTTTACCTCTCACCATCTTGGACTACGAAGAATTTGGTGACCCTAATATCCCAGCTGAGTTTGATGCAATCCGCAGTTATTCTCCTTATGAAAACTTATCTCCTGGAATATGTTACCCCCCAATGCTGGTGACCGCCTCATTTAATGATACAAG GGTAGGAGTCTGGGAAGCTGCTAAGTGGGTTTCAAAAGTGAGAGATGTCACATGCCCATCCTGTTCCCAATCTGTTGTTCTCAAAACCAATATGCAGAGTGGTCATTTTGGTGAGGGTGGACGCTTCATGAGCTGCGAGGAGACAGCCTTTGAGTATGCATTTCTAATGAAGGCATTGGGGATGGATGACAAAGCTGCAAAGTAA